From the genome of Bradyrhizobium sp. SZCCHNS1050, one region includes:
- a CDS encoding M81 family metallopeptidase: protein MTRVAIGGFLHETNTFAPTKADYDAFMHGGGRASIADAASVLTTMRGINAGQAGFMPVAEANGWDVVPTIACAASPSAHVTRDAFERITGVMVDRIKAAGPLDGVYLDLHGAMVTEHLDDGEGEILARVREVIGPNVPLVASLDLHANVTPEMMAHADALIAYRKYPHTDMADTGRASAEHLALLLRAKTPLAKAFRQLPFLIPISWQCTNDQPTKGIYEKLAALQSEAVPTLSFAPGFPAADFAHCGPSVFAYGRTQADADAAADAIAAIVAGHEDDFDGRIYTPDDGVRHAMTLAKTATRPIVIADTQDNPGAGGDSDTTGMLRALVRNRASRAAIGMIYDPQAAIAAHAAGEGATVTLSLGGKSGIPGDAPFEESFIVEKISDGRFVAPGPFYGGRKMEMGPSACLRIGDVRVVVASHKSQLADQEMYRFVGIEPTAQAILVNKSSVHFRADFEPIAEHLLICAAPGAMPADPSTLPWTSLRPGIRLKPNGPAFKA from the coding sequence ATGACGCGCGTCGCGATCGGCGGCTTTCTGCACGAGACCAACACATTCGCACCGACGAAAGCGGACTACGACGCGTTCATGCATGGCGGCGGCCGCGCCTCGATCGCCGATGCGGCCTCCGTGCTCACGACGATGCGCGGCATCAATGCCGGCCAGGCCGGCTTCATGCCGGTCGCAGAAGCCAACGGTTGGGACGTCGTGCCCACCATCGCCTGCGCGGCGAGTCCCTCCGCGCATGTCACCAGGGATGCGTTCGAGCGCATCACGGGCGTGATGGTCGACCGCATCAAGGCCGCCGGCCCGCTCGACGGCGTCTATCTCGACCTGCATGGTGCGATGGTGACGGAGCATCTCGACGACGGCGAAGGCGAGATCCTGGCGCGCGTGCGCGAGGTGATCGGCCCGAACGTGCCGCTCGTCGCGAGCCTCGACCTGCATGCCAACGTCACCCCCGAGATGATGGCACATGCCGATGCGCTGATCGCCTACCGGAAATATCCGCACACCGACATGGCCGACACCGGCCGCGCCAGCGCCGAGCACCTCGCGCTGCTGCTGCGCGCAAAGACGCCGCTGGCGAAAGCCTTCCGGCAGTTGCCGTTCCTGATCCCGATCAGCTGGCAGTGCACCAATGACCAGCCGACCAAGGGCATCTACGAGAAGCTTGCGGCGCTGCAGAGCGAGGCGGTGCCGACGCTGTCGTTCGCGCCCGGCTTTCCCGCCGCCGATTTCGCGCATTGCGGCCCAAGCGTGTTCGCCTATGGCCGGACGCAGGCCGACGCGGACGCCGCGGCGGATGCGATCGCGGCGATCGTCGCGGGCCACGAGGATGATTTCGACGGCCGCATCTACACGCCCGATGACGGCGTGCGCCATGCGATGACGCTGGCGAAGACAGCGACGCGTCCGATCGTGATCGCCGACACCCAGGACAATCCCGGCGCGGGCGGCGATTCCGATACGACCGGCATGCTGCGCGCGCTGGTGCGCAATCGCGCCAGCCGCGCCGCGATCGGCATGATCTACGATCCGCAAGCGGCGATCGCCGCGCATGCGGCCGGCGAAGGGGCCACCGTGACGCTGTCGCTCGGCGGCAAGAGCGGCATTCCCGGCGATGCGCCGTTCGAGGAGAGCTTCATCGTCGAGAAGATCTCCGACGGCCGCTTCGTCGCACCCGGCCCGTTCTACGGCGGCCGCAAGATGGAAATGGGACCGTCAGCGTGTTTGCGCATTGGCGACGTCCGCGTCGTCGTGGCCTCGCACAAGTCCCAGCTTGCCGACCAGGAGATGTACCGCTTCGTCGGCATCGAGCCGACCGCGCAGGCGATCCTGGTCAACAAGAGCTCGGTGCATTTCCGCGCCGATTTCGAACCGATCGCCGAACATCTCCTGATCTGCGCCGCGCCCGGCGCGATGCCCGCCGATCCCTCCACCCTGCCCTGGACCAGCTTGCGTCCGGGCATCCGCCTCAAGCCGAACGGCCCGGCGTTCAAAGCTTAA
- a CDS encoding M20 aminoacylase family protein encodes MPTIDRIQAYADELTAIRRDLHAHPEIGFEETRTSGIVAEKLAQWGIEVHRGLGGTGVIGVLKGKNDSGRKIGLRADMDALPMEENTNLPWRSTIPGRFHGCGHDGHTTMLLGTARYLAETRNFDGTVHFIFQPAEEGLGGARAMIKDGLFQKFPCDELYGLHNAPDLEHGEIAILPGPAMAGADFFDIRISGYGAHGAMPERSKDAVVIATTVAQAIQTIVSRNVEPLQAAVVSITQIHAGSAYNVIPGDAWLCGTVRAFSDPVRALVRERMRAICAGMAAAFNCEIDVDIRDTFSVLVNQEEQSKVVEQVARTVVEPSKVLTRSTPKMGSEDFADMLQTIPGAYFWVGHDGSVPVHNPGYVLDDKILPIGASMFARIIETRLPAA; translated from the coding sequence ATGCCCACCATCGATCGCATCCAGGCTTACGCCGACGAGCTCACCGCCATCCGCCGCGACCTGCACGCGCATCCGGAGATCGGCTTCGAGGAGACGCGCACCTCCGGCATCGTCGCCGAGAAGCTTGCGCAATGGGGCATCGAGGTGCATCGCGGCCTCGGCGGCACCGGGGTGATCGGCGTGCTCAAGGGCAAGAACGACAGCGGCAGGAAGATCGGCCTGCGTGCCGACATGGATGCGCTGCCGATGGAGGAGAATACGAACCTGCCGTGGCGCTCGACCATCCCCGGCCGTTTCCACGGCTGCGGCCATGACGGCCACACCACGATGCTGCTCGGCACCGCGCGCTATCTCGCCGAGACCCGCAACTTCGACGGCACCGTGCACTTCATCTTCCAGCCGGCGGAGGAAGGCCTCGGCGGCGCACGCGCGATGATCAAGGACGGCCTGTTCCAGAAGTTTCCCTGCGACGAGCTCTACGGCCTGCACAACGCGCCGGACTTGGAGCACGGCGAGATCGCGATCCTGCCCGGTCCGGCAATGGCCGGCGCCGACTTCTTCGACATCCGGATTTCCGGCTACGGCGCTCATGGCGCCATGCCCGAGCGTTCCAAGGATGCGGTGGTGATCGCGACCACCGTGGCGCAGGCGATCCAGACCATCGTCAGCCGCAATGTCGAGCCGCTGCAGGCCGCGGTCGTCTCGATCACGCAGATCCACGCCGGCTCGGCCTACAACGTCATTCCCGGCGATGCCTGGCTGTGCGGCACCGTGCGCGCGTTCTCGGACCCCGTGCGCGCGTTGGTGCGCGAGCGCATGCGCGCGATCTGCGCCGGCATGGCAGCCGCCTTCAATTGCGAGATCGATGTCGACATCCGCGACACGTTCAGCGTGCTGGTGAACCAGGAGGAGCAGTCCAAGGTCGTCGAGCAGGTCGCGCGCACCGTGGTCGAGCCGTCCAAGGTGCTGACCCGCTCGACGCCGAAGATGGGCAGCGAGGATTTCGCCGACATGCTGCAGACGATTCCGGGCGCCTATTTCTGGGTCGGCCATGACGGCTCGGTGCCGGTGCACAATCCCGGCTACGTGCTCGACGACAAGATCCTGCCGATCGGCGCCAGCATGTTCGCCCGCATCATCGAGACGCGGCTGCCGGCGGCCTAG
- a CDS encoding amidase — MHKPVSDDVTSLHDLSAVDLIAGYRARQFSPSEVMDEVLAHVAAWEPHIKALYLLDADAARAAAEASTARWANDEPAGVLDGVPATVKDNLATKGQPMPLGAASVTRTPLAADAPPVARLREAGAIIFAKTTMPDYGMLSSGLSSFHPLTRNPWDLRMNPGGSSAGASAAAAAGCGPLHVGTDIGGSIRLPASWCGLVGLKPSFGRVPIDPPYVGRVAGPMTRIVDDAALMMSVLSKPDRRDGTSLPPSDLHWKVTEKPVRKLRIGLMLDLGGVGQPLEEPVRATTLAAAKAFEDAGAVISEVKGFLTREMLDGLDNFWRARLWDDLARLAPEVRAMTLPYILRWAERAAALSGVEVVRGFNVTMALRAAAARLFCDYDYIISPVSPGVKFPAEFASPVNDPERPFEHITYTVPWNMSENPAISVNAGYDPDGFPIGLQIVGRRFDDVGVLGMAKTFEGLRGEQRPWPIPPAS; from the coding sequence ATGCACAAGCCCGTCTCGGATGACGTCACCTCGCTTCACGATCTCTCCGCCGTCGACCTGATCGCCGGCTATCGCGCGCGCCAGTTCTCGCCGTCCGAGGTGATGGACGAGGTCCTGGCGCACGTGGCGGCGTGGGAGCCGCACATCAAGGCGCTGTATCTGCTCGACGCCGACGCCGCGCGGGCCGCGGCCGAGGCGTCGACCGCGCGCTGGGCCAATGACGAGCCGGCCGGCGTGCTCGACGGCGTACCGGCGACGGTGAAGGACAATCTCGCCACCAAGGGCCAGCCGATGCCGCTCGGCGCAGCCAGCGTCACGCGCACGCCGCTCGCCGCCGATGCGCCGCCGGTGGCGCGGCTGCGCGAGGCCGGCGCGATCATCTTCGCCAAGACCACGATGCCCGATTACGGCATGCTGTCGTCGGGCCTGTCGAGCTTCCATCCGCTGACGCGCAATCCATGGGATCTCCGCATGAACCCCGGCGGTTCGAGCGCCGGTGCGAGCGCCGCAGCCGCCGCGGGCTGCGGTCCGCTGCATGTCGGCACCGACATCGGCGGCTCGATCCGGCTGCCCGCATCGTGGTGCGGCCTCGTCGGATTGAAGCCGAGCTTCGGCCGCGTGCCGATCGACCCGCCTTATGTCGGCCGCGTCGCCGGTCCGATGACGCGCATCGTCGACGATGCCGCGCTGATGATGAGCGTGCTGTCCAAGCCCGACCGCCGCGACGGCACCAGCCTGCCGCCGTCGGACCTGCACTGGAAGGTCACGGAGAAGCCGGTGCGCAAGCTGCGCATCGGCCTGATGCTCGATCTCGGCGGCGTCGGCCAGCCACTGGAGGAGCCGGTGCGCGCGACGACCCTGGCTGCGGCGAAAGCCTTCGAGGACGCCGGCGCCGTGATCAGCGAGGTCAAGGGCTTCCTGACGCGCGAGATGCTCGACGGTCTCGACAATTTCTGGCGTGCACGGCTGTGGGACGATCTGGCGCGGCTGGCGCCCGAGGTGCGCGCGATGACCCTGCCCTACATCCTGCGCTGGGCCGAACGCGCCGCCGCGCTCTCCGGCGTCGAAGTCGTCAGAGGCTTCAACGTCACGATGGCGCTACGTGCCGCCGCGGCAAGACTGTTCTGCGACTACGACTACATCATCTCGCCGGTCTCGCCCGGCGTGAAATTCCCCGCCGAGTTCGCCTCGCCGGTCAACGACCCCGAGAGGCCGTTCGAGCACATCACCTACACCGTGCCCTGGAACATGTCGGAGAACCCGGCAATCTCCGTCAATGCCGGCTACGACCCCGACGGCTTCCCGATCGGCCTGCAGATCGTCGGCCGCCGCTTCGATGATGTCGGCGTACTCGGGATGGCCAAGACGTTCGAGGGATTACGCGGCGAGCAGCGGCCATGGCCGATACCGCCGGCCTCCTGA
- a CDS encoding crotonase/enoyl-CoA hydratase family protein yields MAYQTILYDVADKILTITLNRPEKLNAFTGTMMEELIDAFDRADKDDGVRAIIVTGSGRAFCAGADLSSGADTFDRDAKRGPVKRHADGRVDYSDPQVRDGGGQVTLRIFKSLKPVIAAVNGPAVGIGVTMQLAMDIRIASDAARFGFVFSQRGIVPEAASSWFLPRIVGISQALEWCYTGRVFPAQEALAGRLVSKVVPPDDLLPTARALAREIADKTAPVSIALIRQMMWRMMGADDPMEAHKVDSRGIYARGRSDDVKEGVVSFLEKRPAQFKNTVTADMPDYFPWWDEREYK; encoded by the coding sequence ATGGCTTATCAGACCATCCTCTACGACGTCGCCGACAAGATCCTCACCATCACGCTGAACCGCCCGGAGAAGCTCAACGCCTTCACCGGCACCATGATGGAGGAGCTGATCGACGCCTTCGATCGCGCCGACAAGGACGACGGCGTCAGGGCGATCATCGTCACCGGATCGGGCCGCGCGTTCTGCGCGGGTGCTGACCTCTCCTCCGGGGCCGACACGTTCGATCGCGATGCCAAGCGCGGACCGGTGAAGCGCCACGCCGATGGCCGCGTCGACTATTCCGATCCGCAGGTGCGCGATGGCGGTGGCCAGGTCACCTTGCGCATCTTCAAGTCGTTGAAGCCGGTCATCGCCGCGGTCAACGGCCCCGCCGTCGGCATCGGCGTCACCATGCAGCTCGCGATGGACATCCGCATCGCCTCTGACGCGGCGCGGTTCGGCTTCGTGTTCTCCCAGCGCGGCATCGTGCCGGAGGCGGCGTCGAGCTGGTTCCTGCCGCGCATCGTCGGCATCTCGCAGGCGCTGGAATGGTGCTACACCGGCCGCGTGTTTCCGGCGCAGGAGGCGCTCGCCGGCCGCCTCGTCAGCAAGGTCGTGCCGCCGGATGATCTGCTGCCCACCGCCCGTGCACTGGCCCGCGAGATCGCCGACAAGACCGCGCCGGTGTCGATCGCGCTGATCCGCCAGATGATGTGGCGCATGATGGGCGCCGACGATCCGATGGAGGCGCACAAGGTCGACAGCCGCGGCATCTACGCGCGCGGCCGCTCCGACGACGTCAAGGAAGGCGTGGTGTCGTTCCTGGAGAAGCGCCCTGCGCAATTCAAGAACACGGTGACGGCCGATATGCCCGACTATTTCCCGTGGTGGGACGAGCGGGAGTATAAGTAG
- a CDS encoding methyl-accepting chemotaxis protein, with translation MLKTSKILHRIALSALLPIVTLAALAAYEISTKWAVRVEMTRMQPAADAVARLSRFVHELQRERGMSSAFLSSKGTQMRAELDQQRKLTDGERAHAVAALDGLRRSAALAEAAQAGEQALTQLDRRRGDIDAQAVTPAAAVSSLSEIVSRLISLISGISRLSDDDDISKAIIAYGNLTEGKERAGLERAVVAGGLAAGRFEQAAYARAIGLAAAQDSYFAAFRAAASAKGRAAFDAAMTGPAIDGVVAMRKVVDQGGVSGDFKGLASKAWFDAATLRIDLLKQVEDALAVELSELMAGKQAAATASLAAVGALLLVALALSLAIVVALARSITGPINALADTMTQLAKGDVSAAIDAVDRRDEVGLMARAVQVFKENMIHGAELAARDAEAMSQRAEKAKRVGELTDRFSGDIAAVIDSVISASAQLESTAAVMNRTASRTCSEASSVAQATEAASSNMQTMAAATDQLSSSVAGIGGQVTQSADMAQKAAAEGQRTNETVQGLSSMAERIGDIVRLISDIAGQTNLLALNATIEAARAGEAGRGFAVVAGEVKLLAEQTAKATGEIRAQISGMQEVSSEAVRAIRGITTTIGELNEIASSIANAVEEQGAATREMARNVQHAAKGTDEISQNIQQVTAAANESGATASQVLGASAELLRQSESMRRHVDDFIRGIKAA, from the coding sequence ATGTTGAAGACGTCGAAGATACTTCACCGCATAGCCCTGTCTGCATTGCTGCCCATCGTCACACTGGCCGCGTTGGCGGCCTACGAGATTTCCACGAAATGGGCGGTGCGTGTCGAGATGACGCGCATGCAGCCGGCGGCGGACGCCGTCGCCAGGCTCAGCCGCTTCGTTCATGAGCTGCAGCGTGAGCGCGGCATGTCGTCGGCATTTCTGAGCAGCAAGGGCACGCAGATGCGTGCCGAGCTGGATCAGCAGCGCAAGCTGACCGATGGCGAGCGCGCGCACGCGGTTGCCGCGCTGGACGGGCTGCGCCGGAGCGCCGCACTGGCCGAGGCGGCGCAGGCGGGCGAACAGGCGTTGACGCAGCTCGATCGCCGCCGCGGCGACATCGATGCCCAAGCCGTCACGCCGGCGGCAGCGGTCAGCTCGCTCAGCGAGATCGTCAGCCGGCTGATCAGCCTGATCAGCGGCATATCGAGGCTCAGCGATGACGACGATATCTCCAAGGCGATCATTGCCTATGGCAATCTGACCGAAGGCAAGGAGCGCGCCGGCCTGGAGCGCGCGGTCGTGGCGGGAGGCCTTGCCGCCGGTCGCTTCGAGCAGGCCGCCTACGCGCGCGCCATAGGGCTGGCTGCGGCGCAGGACAGCTATTTCGCGGCCTTTCGCGCCGCCGCCTCGGCGAAAGGACGTGCGGCGTTCGATGCGGCGATGACGGGACCGGCGATCGACGGTGTCGTGGCCATGCGAAAGGTGGTGGATCAGGGCGGCGTCAGCGGTGATTTCAAAGGGCTCGCGAGCAAGGCCTGGTTCGATGCGGCCACGCTGCGGATCGATCTGCTGAAGCAGGTCGAAGACGCTCTGGCCGTCGAGCTGTCCGAGCTGATGGCCGGCAAGCAGGCCGCGGCCACGGCCAGCCTCGCCGCCGTCGGCGCGCTGCTGCTGGTCGCCTTGGCGCTGAGCCTCGCGATCGTCGTTGCGCTGGCGCGCAGCATCACCGGGCCGATCAACGCGCTTGCCGATACGATGACGCAGCTGGCGAAGGGCGATGTGAGTGCTGCAATCGACGCGGTCGATCGGCGCGACGAGGTCGGCCTGATGGCGAGGGCAGTGCAGGTCTTCAAGGAGAACATGATTCATGGTGCCGAGCTCGCTGCCAGGGATGCGGAAGCGATGAGCCAGCGCGCCGAAAAAGCCAAGCGCGTCGGCGAACTGACCGACCGTTTCAGCGGTGACATCGCGGCCGTGATCGACAGCGTGATCTCAGCCTCGGCACAGCTCGAATCGACGGCCGCCGTGATGAATCGGACGGCGAGCCGGACCTGCAGTGAAGCGAGCAGCGTCGCGCAGGCGACCGAGGCCGCGTCGAGCAACATGCAGACGATGGCCGCTGCGACCGACCAACTGTCGAGCTCGGTCGCGGGCATCGGCGGTCAGGTGACGCAGTCGGCCGACATGGCGCAGAAGGCGGCCGCGGAGGGGCAGAGGACCAACGAGACCGTGCAGGGCCTTTCCAGCATGGCCGAGCGGATCGGCGACATCGTGCGGCTGATCAGCGACATTGCCGGCCAGACCAATCTTCTCGCGCTCAATGCGACCATCGAGGCCGCGCGGGCGGGCGAAGCCGGCCGCGGCTTTGCCGTCGTCGCCGGCGAGGTGAAGCTGCTCGCCGAGCAGACCGCCAAGGCGACCGGCGAGATCCGCGCGCAGATCTCCGGAATGCAGGAGGTGTCGAGCGAGGCCGTCCGGGCCATCCGCGGCATCACCACGACCATCGGCGAGCTGAACGAGATCGCGTCGTCGATCGCGAATGCCGTCGAGGAGCAGGGCGCGGCGACGCGCGAGATGGCGCGGAATGTCCAGCACGCAGCCAAAGGGACCGACGAAATTTCGCAGAACATCCAGCAGGTCACGGCCGCCGCAAACGAATCCGGCGCCACCGCCAGCCAGGTGCTCGGGGCGTCGGCGGAGCTGCTGCGTCAGTCCGAGAGCATGCGCCGCCATGTCGACGACTTCATTCGCGGCATCAAGGCGGCGTGA